The Amycolatopsis nigrescens CSC17Ta-90 genomic interval GACCGACCAGGCGGAGAGGTGCAAGGTGTCATGAAGCCACTGAAGGATCGCAACCAGGCCGCCGTCGGCGCGGTCACCCTGGTGCTCACCGTGCTGATCGTGCTGGCCGTGTACAACGTGGAGGACCTGCCGCTGCTCGGCACCGGCACCACCTACTCCGCGGAGTTCGCCGAGTCCGCCGGGCTGGCGCCGGACAACGAGGTGCAGGTGGCCGGGGTGAAGGTCGGCACGGTGACCGATGTTTCGCTGGCCGGCAAGAAGGTGCTGGTCAAGTTCAAGGTGGAGGAAACCGGGCACGCCAGGGTCGGGGACGGCTCCACCGCTTCCATCGAGATCAAGACCCTGCTCGGGGAGAAGTACCTGGCGCTGCAACCGAAGGGCACCGGTTCGCAGGATCCGGACGTGCCGATCCCGGTGCAGCGCACACGCACCCCGTTCGAGCTGCAGGATGCGTTCAAACAGCTGTCCAGCACGGTCGGCGACATCGACACCGAGCAGCTCGCGCAGAGCTTCAACGTCCTTTCGGACACCCTGAAGGACACTCCGCAGCCGATGAAGGAGGCGCTCAACGGGCTTTCCGCGCTGTCCAAGACGGTGTCCTCCCGTGACGACGCGCTGGCGCAGCTGCTCGGCAACACGAACCAGGTGTCCAAGACGCTCAGCGACCGCAACGCCCAGCTGCAGAAAGTGATCGGCGACGGCAACCTGCTGCTCGACGAGCTGCAGCGGCGCAAGGACGCGATCAGCGCGCTGCTCACCGGGGCGCAGCGGTTGGCCGCCCAGCTGTCCGGGCTGGTCGCGGACAACCGGGAGCAGCTGCGCCCGGCGCTGGAGAAGCTGGGCGTGGTCACCGACGTGCTGCAGCGGAACCAGGACAACCTGGCGCGCAGCCTGGCCCTGCTCGCGCCGTTCACCAGGGTCGGCGCGAACGCGACCGGCAACGGACGCTGGTTCGAGGGCTACATCTGCGGACTGCTGCCGCCGGTGATCAGCGTGGCCGGGGCGACGGTCAACCCGGAGGGCTGCTCGCCGCCGATCTCCGCGCCGGACCAGGGGGTGGGTGGCCGATGAACCTCCCTGAGACCAAGAGCGGGCGCAGCCTGTACTCGTGGTTCGCCATCGCCTGTGTGGTGGTGCTGGTGCTGACCGGCGCGTTGTGGTGGGTGTTCCGCGACCCCGGCGGCACCAGGCTCGCCGCCTACTTCGACAAGACCGTCGGCCTCTACGCCGGCTCGTCGGTCCGGGTGCTGGGCATCAAGGTCGGCGAGATCACCGACGTCACCCCGCAGGGCGACTCGGTGCGGGTGGGCATGCGGGTGGACGCCGGCGTGCAGATCCCGGCCGAAGCCGGTGCCGTGGTGGTGGCGCCCAGCCTGGTCAGCGACCGGTACGTGCAGCTGACCCCGGCCTACGAGGACGGGCCGGTGCTGCGCGGCGGCACGGTGATCGGCAAGGAGCGCACCGCGACCCCGGCCGAGCTGGACGATCTCTACGGCAGCTTGAACGAGCTGTCCACCAGTCTCGGCCCGGAGGGGGCGAACAAGGACGGCGCGTTGTCACGGGTGCTGGACACCGCCGCGAAGAACCTGGACGGCAACGGCGGGAACCTCAACGACACGGTGCACCAGCTGGCCGAGCTGTCCCGCACCCTGGACGGGTCGAAGGACGACCTGTTCGGCACGGTGCGCAACCTGCAGTCGTTCACCAAGGCGCTGTCGGACAGCGACGCGCAGCTGAACGAGTTCTACCGCCGGCTCGCGGACGTCAGCGGGTTCCTGGCCGGCGAGTCGGAAGAGGTTGGCGCCGCGCTTTCCGGGTTGGGCACCTCGCTGACCGACATCCAGGGCTTCATCGCGGACAACAAGGACCTGCTCACGTCCAATGTGGACAAGCTGGCCGGGATCACCAAGGTGCTGGTGGACCAGCGCGGCGCGCTGGCCGAGGTGCTCGACGTCGGCCCGACCGGGATGACCAACTTCATCAACTCCTACGACGCGGCCTCGGGCAGCATCGCGATCAGGTACAACGCGAACGAGCTGACCAACCCGCTGGTCACCACCCTGTGCCGGCTGATCAAGTCGGCCACCACGGTGCAGCTCGGCCAGGTCCAGCTGCCCAATCCGGTCGGTGCGCTGTGCGAGGCGATCGCGCCGGTGGTGGACGGGGTGGCGAAACTGCCGTCCCTGCCGCAGGTGCTCTCGTCCATCGCCAACGGCGAGCTGCCGCCGCTGCCCCTGCCGCTGGTCGCGGTGCCGGGCAGTCCGCTGAGCGTGCCGGGAGGTGCCGGATGAAGCGGATCATCGCCGTGCTGGCGAGTCTGCTGCTGCTCGCCGGCTGTGGGGCCGGTGGATTCTCCGGGCTGTACAACACCCCGCTGCCCGGCGGCGCGGACCTCGGCCCGCACCCGTACCGGATCACCGCGCAGTTCGCCGACGTGCTGGACCTGGTGCCGCAGGCCAGCGTCAAGGTGAACGACGTGCCGGTGGGCCGGGTGGAGCTGATCGCGCTGGCCGAGGACACCAGGTCCGCGATCGTCACCCTCGCCGTGAACGGGGACGTGCCGCTGCCCGCCAACGCGGACGCGGAGCTGCGCCAGTCCAGCCTGCTCGGCGAGAAGTTCGTCGAGCTGCGGGCACCGGCGCGGGACGCGACCGGCAGGCTCGGTGAGGGCGCGGTGATCCCGCTGGCGCGGACCAACCGCAACCCCGAGGTGGAGGAGGTGCTCGGCGCGCTTTCGCTGCTGCTCAACGGCGGCGGGGTGGAGCAGCTGCAGAACATCGTGCACGAGCTGAACAACGCGCTGAGCGGCAACGAGGCGGAGATCAAGGCGCTGCTGTCTCATGTGGACGAAATGGCGACCACATTGGACGGTCAGAAGGGCGAGATCATCAAGGCCATCGACGGGCTGAACCGGCTCTCCAGCACGTTGGTCGGGCAGACCGGCAACCTGACCAACGCGCTGGACAACCTGGCGCCGGGGCTGAAGGTGGTCACCGACCAGCGCGATCAGCTGGTCGGCATGCTGCAGTCGCTGGACACCCTGTCCGGGGTGGCGGTGGACGTGGTGAACCGGAGCAAGGCCGACCTGGTCGCCGACCTCAAAGCACTCTCGCCGACTCTGCACAAGCTCGCCGAGGCCGGCCAGAACCTGCCCACCGCGCTGAAGATCCTGCCAACCTATCCGCTGCCGGACGCGGCGGGCGACGTGGTCCGCGGCGACTTCGCGAACGTGCGGGCGCGGCTGGACCTGAACTTCGACTCGATCCTGCAGAACATCACCAACGGCGCGCAGCCGCCGGTCGGCCTGCCAGGTTCGCAGGGCACCGGGACTCCCGGCGCGATCCCGTTCAACAACGGCAACCCGCCACCACCGCTGCCGCTGCCGTCGCTGCCACCGCCGGCGTCGCCCGCGCCGCAGCAGAGCGGGCAGCAGGGCGGCGTGCTCGGGTTGCTCGGCAGTCTGCTCGGAGGTGGCTGATGTTCACCAGGAAGCACCGGATCCAGCTGTTCGTCTTCGTGCTCATCGCGGCGGTGTCGGTGGCGTACGCGGGCGGCAACTACGCCGGTCTCGACCGGTTGTTCGGCGCCCGCGGCTACGTGGTCACCGCGCAGCTGGCGGACTCCGGCGGGATCTTCGTGAACGCGGAGGTCACCTATCGCGGGGTCGCGGTGGGCAAGGTCGCCAAGATGAACCTGACCGAGCGCGGGGTGGAGGTGGAGCTGGACCTGGAGTCCGGCGGGCCGGACATCCCGGCCGCCAGCAAGGCCGCGGTGGCGAACCGGTCGGCGGTCGGCGAGCAGTACGTGGACCTGCGGCCGGACAACGAGAACGGGCCGTATCTGGAGAACGGCTCGGTGATTCCAGCGGACCGGACGTCCATCCCGCTGTCCCCGGACACCGTGCTGTCCAATCTGGACAAACTGGTGTCCAGTGTGGACCCGCGCGCGCTGGGTACGGTGGTGGACGAGACCTATGACGCCTTCGCCGGCGCGGGCCCCGACCTGCAGCAGCTGCTGGACACCGCGAGCTCGTTCACCGCGACCGCCACCGAGAACCTGCCGCAGACCAAGGAGCTGCTCTCGGACGGCCGGACCGTGCTGGACACCCAGCAGCGCCAGGCGAAGAACATCGTGTCGCTGGCGGACGGGATGCGGACCATCGCCGACCGGCTGAAGAGCTCGGACCCGGACCTGCGCCGGGTGATCGACGAGGCGCCGAAGGTGAGCCGTCAGGTCAGCGACGTGCTGGCCACCTCGGGGACTAGTCTCGGCGTGGTGCTGGCGAACCTGCTCACCACCGCGCAGGTCACCACCGCGCGGACCGACGCGATCGAGGAGCTGCTGGTGGCCTATCCGGTGATCTCGTCGTTCACGCGCTCGGTGACCTCGAACGGCGAAGGCCATCTCGGGCTGGTGCTGAACTTCTTCGACCCGAATTCCTGCACGAAGGGCTACGAAGGCACCCAGCAGCGTCCCGCCAGCGACACCTCGGACACCCCGCCGAACACGCAGGCGTACTGCGCCGAGCCGCCGGGTAGCCGGACCGCGGTCCGGGGCGCGCAGAACGCGCCCTACGCGGGCAAGCCGGTCGAGCAGCCGGCCAAGCCGGAAAAGCAGGTCGCCCCCGGCGCCCCGCAGCAGCAGCTGCCGGGAGTGCTCGGGCTGTCCACCGCGGGTGCGGGCCCGGACGGGCTCGGCGGGCTGCTCGGACTGCCCGGCTGAACGCGGTGAGCGCGGTGAGACGCAAGGATCCGTTGCGGGACTCGGTGCTGGTGCTCGCGGTGCTGGCTGTGCTGGTCTCGGGCTGGTTCGGCTGGAGCTGGTGGCGGGCCGCGAACGACGACGGGCTGAACCGGGCCGCGGACCGGGACGCCGTGCTGACCGAGGGCACCGCGGCGCTGCTCGCGCTGAACACCGTGGACTACCGCGACGCCGTCGGCGACGTGGACCGCTGGGTGCGGGCGAGCACCGGGCAGCTGGGCAAGAGCCTGAACGGGGAACGGAAGCTGGAGGCGGACCGCGCGGTGGCGGCCAGGACGGTGGCGACCGCGACTATGAAGCAGGCGGCGGTGACCGAGCTGGACGGTACCGCCGGTACCGCCCGCATGCTCGCGGTGCTGGACCTGAGGATCAGCACCAACGACGCCCCGGCGGTGCCCAGCCGCAACAAGCTGAACGTGGACCTGGAACGCACCGGCGAAGGCTGGAAGGTCAGTGGCGTGCAGGCGGCCACCTGATGGGCACCACCGAGAACACCGAGAACACCGAAAGCCCGGCGGGGGGCAGGCGGGCCACCCTGATCGCGTTGCTGACCGCGGTGATCGTGCTGGCCACCGGCTTCGCGGTGTGGTCGGCGGTGCGGGCGAACGCGCTGCGCTCGCCGAACGTCGCGCTCGCCGACCAGGCGGCCACGGCCGAGCTGACCGACCAGGTCGGGGCCGGGGTGCGGGCGAT includes:
- a CDS encoding MCE family protein, with product MKPLKDRNQAAVGAVTLVLTVLIVLAVYNVEDLPLLGTGTTYSAEFAESAGLAPDNEVQVAGVKVGTVTDVSLAGKKVLVKFKVEETGHARVGDGSTASIEIKTLLGEKYLALQPKGTGSQDPDVPIPVQRTRTPFELQDAFKQLSSTVGDIDTEQLAQSFNVLSDTLKDTPQPMKEALNGLSALSKTVSSRDDALAQLLGNTNQVSKTLSDRNAQLQKVIGDGNLLLDELQRRKDAISALLTGAQRLAAQLSGLVADNREQLRPALEKLGVVTDVLQRNQDNLARSLALLAPFTRVGANATGNGRWFEGYICGLLPPVISVAGATVNPEGCSPPISAPDQGVGGR
- a CDS encoding MCE family protein; this translates as MNLPETKSGRSLYSWFAIACVVVLVLTGALWWVFRDPGGTRLAAYFDKTVGLYAGSSVRVLGIKVGEITDVTPQGDSVRVGMRVDAGVQIPAEAGAVVVAPSLVSDRYVQLTPAYEDGPVLRGGTVIGKERTATPAELDDLYGSLNELSTSLGPEGANKDGALSRVLDTAAKNLDGNGGNLNDTVHQLAELSRTLDGSKDDLFGTVRNLQSFTKALSDSDAQLNEFYRRLADVSGFLAGESEEVGAALSGLGTSLTDIQGFIADNKDLLTSNVDKLAGITKVLVDQRGALAEVLDVGPTGMTNFINSYDAASGSIAIRYNANELTNPLVTTLCRLIKSATTVQLGQVQLPNPVGALCEAIAPVVDGVAKLPSLPQVLSSIANGELPPLPLPLVAVPGSPLSVPGGAG
- a CDS encoding MCE family protein, giving the protein MKRIIAVLASLLLLAGCGAGGFSGLYNTPLPGGADLGPHPYRITAQFADVLDLVPQASVKVNDVPVGRVELIALAEDTRSAIVTLAVNGDVPLPANADAELRQSSLLGEKFVELRAPARDATGRLGEGAVIPLARTNRNPEVEEVLGALSLLLNGGGVEQLQNIVHELNNALSGNEAEIKALLSHVDEMATTLDGQKGEIIKAIDGLNRLSSTLVGQTGNLTNALDNLAPGLKVVTDQRDQLVGMLQSLDTLSGVAVDVVNRSKADLVADLKALSPTLHKLAEAGQNLPTALKILPTYPLPDAAGDVVRGDFANVRARLDLNFDSILQNITNGAQPPVGLPGSQGTGTPGAIPFNNGNPPPPLPLPSLPPPASPAPQQSGQQGGVLGLLGSLLGGG
- a CDS encoding MCE family protein, with protein sequence MFTRKHRIQLFVFVLIAAVSVAYAGGNYAGLDRLFGARGYVVTAQLADSGGIFVNAEVTYRGVAVGKVAKMNLTERGVEVELDLESGGPDIPAASKAAVANRSAVGEQYVDLRPDNENGPYLENGSVIPADRTSIPLSPDTVLSNLDKLVSSVDPRALGTVVDETYDAFAGAGPDLQQLLDTASSFTATATENLPQTKELLSDGRTVLDTQQRQAKNIVSLADGMRTIADRLKSSDPDLRRVIDEAPKVSRQVSDVLATSGTSLGVVLANLLTTAQVTTARTDAIEELLVAYPVISSFTRSVTSNGEGHLGLVLNFFDPNSCTKGYEGTQQRPASDTSDTPPNTQAYCAEPPGSRTAVRGAQNAPYAGKPVEQPAKPEKQVAPGAPQQQLPGVLGLSTAGAGPDGLGGLLGLPG